In one window of Solanum pennellii chromosome 2, SPENNV200 DNA:
- the LOC107011074 gene encoding eukaryotic translation initiation factor 5-like isoform X2, translating into MALQNIGAGNSDDAFYRYKMPRMITKIEGRGNGIKTNIVNMVDVAKALARPASYTTKHFGCELGAQSKFDEKTGTSLVNGAHDTAKLAGLLEIFIKKYVQCYGCGNPETEILITKTQMIQLKCAACGFISDVDMRDKLTTFILKNPPESKKGAKDKKAMRRAEKERLKEGEAADEELKKLKKETKKKVSTKEATAKPTLKKKASGSDEDHASPPKKHVNVKEEEEEDDDDVQWQTDTSMEAAQQRIQEQLSAVTAEMVMLSTNETEKKPTAATTKAHQSTKVVSAPSDNDPKAENVERTFETLVEEVKVELKKGATASQFRSFLGSLSGSPQDVVTAVYEALLDGVEKAFAKELIKKKGYLLAAVGQEDGSQLFLLRALEEFCGKSNPAAVKEVALVLKALYDADVLEEEFIVQWYQAGVVGVKKDSKIWKNVKPFIDWLQSAESESGED; encoded by the coding sequence ATGCCGAGGATGATTACCAAGATAGAGGGGCGTGGGAATGGCATCAAGACAAACATCGTCAACATGGTTGACGTTGCAAAAGCTCTAGCGCGGCCAGCATCTTACACCACAAAACATTTTGGGTGCGAGCTTGGAGCTCAGTCGAAGTTTGATGAAAAAACTGGGACTTCCCTTGTCAATGGAGCTCATGATACTGCCAAGCTTGCTGGTCTTCTTGAGATTTTCATCAAGAAATATGTTCAGTGCTATGGGTGTGGAAACCCTGAAACTGAGATCCTCATCACTAAAACTCAGATGATCCAACTGAAGTGTGCTGCATGTGGTTTTATTTCTGATGTGGACATGAGAGACAAGCTGACAACCTTTATTCTTAAAAACCCACCTGAGTCTAAGAAGGGTGCCAAAGACAAGAAAGCAATGAGAAGAGCTGAAAAGGAGCGTCTAAAGGAAGGTGAAGCTGCTGATGAAGAGCTGAAGAAGCTTAAGAAAGAGACGAAGAAAAAGGTTTCTACCAAGGAAGCCACTGCAAAGCCTACTTTGAAAAAGAAAGCCAGTGGCTCTGATGAGGATCATGCATCCCCACCCAAAAAGCATGTGAATGTCAAggaagaggaggaagaagacgatgatgatgttcaatggCAAACTGATACATCAATGGAAGCTGCGCAACAGCGCATACAGGAACAGTTGAGTGCTGTGACAGCTGAAATGGTTATGCTCTCCACAAATGAGACAGAGAAGAAGCCCACGGCAGCTACTACTAAAGCGCATCAAAGTACCAAGGTCGTATCTGCACCATCCGACAATGATCCCAAAGCTGAGAATGTAGAGAGAACATTTGAGACGCTTGTCGAGGAGGTGAAAGTAGAGCTAAAGAAGGGAGCTACGGCCAGCCAATTTCGATCTTTCTTGGGTTCACTTTCTGGATCTCCTCAGGACGTGGTTACTGCTGTCTATGAGGCACTCTTGGATGGTGTGGAGAAAGCATTCGCCAAGGAGCTTATTAAGAAGAAAGGTTATCTTCTTGCTGCTGTTGGTCAAGAGGATGGGTCACAGCTGTTTTTGCTCAGAGCACTGGAAGAATTCTGTGGGAAATCTAACCCGGCAGCTGTGAAAGAAGTAGCACTCGTTTTGAAAGCTTTGTATGATGCGGATGTATTGGAGGAGGAGTTTATAGTGCAGTGGTATCAAGCGGGTGTTGTTGGGGTTAAAAAGGACTCGAAAATTTGGAAGAATGTTAAACC
- the LOC107011074 gene encoding eukaryotic translation initiation factor 5-like isoform X1 — protein sequence MALQNIGAGNSDDAFYRYKMPRMITKIEGRGNGIKTNIVNMVDVAKALARPASYTTKHFGCELGAQSKFDEKTGTSLVNGAHDTAKLAGLLEIFIKKYVQCYGCGNPETEILITKTQMIQLKCAACGFISDVDMRDKLTTFILKNPPESKKGAKDKKAMRRAEKERLKEGEAADEELKKLKKETKKKVSTKEATAKPTLKKKASGSDEDHASPPKKHVNVKEEEEEDDDDVQWQTDTSMEAAQQRIQEQLSAVTAEMVMLSTNETEKKPTAATTKAHQSTKVVSAPSDNDPKAENVERTFETLVEEVKVELKKGATASQFRSFLGSLSGSPQDVVTAVYEALLDGVEKAFAKELIKKKGYLLAAVGQEDGSQLFLLRALEEFCGKSNPAAVKEVALVLKALYDADVLEEEFIVQWYQAGVVGVKKDSKIWKNVKPFIDWLQSAESESGED from the coding sequence ATGGCTTTGCAGAATATTGGAGCTGGCAACAGTGATGATGCCTTCTACAGGTATAAGATGCCGAGGATGATTACCAAGATAGAGGGGCGTGGGAATGGCATCAAGACAAACATCGTCAACATGGTTGACGTTGCAAAAGCTCTAGCGCGGCCAGCATCTTACACCACAAAACATTTTGGGTGCGAGCTTGGAGCTCAGTCGAAGTTTGATGAAAAAACTGGGACTTCCCTTGTCAATGGAGCTCATGATACTGCCAAGCTTGCTGGTCTTCTTGAGATTTTCATCAAGAAATATGTTCAGTGCTATGGGTGTGGAAACCCTGAAACTGAGATCCTCATCACTAAAACTCAGATGATCCAACTGAAGTGTGCTGCATGTGGTTTTATTTCTGATGTGGACATGAGAGACAAGCTGACAACCTTTATTCTTAAAAACCCACCTGAGTCTAAGAAGGGTGCCAAAGACAAGAAAGCAATGAGAAGAGCTGAAAAGGAGCGTCTAAAGGAAGGTGAAGCTGCTGATGAAGAGCTGAAGAAGCTTAAGAAAGAGACGAAGAAAAAGGTTTCTACCAAGGAAGCCACTGCAAAGCCTACTTTGAAAAAGAAAGCCAGTGGCTCTGATGAGGATCATGCATCCCCACCCAAAAAGCATGTGAATGTCAAggaagaggaggaagaagacgatgatgatgttcaatggCAAACTGATACATCAATGGAAGCTGCGCAACAGCGCATACAGGAACAGTTGAGTGCTGTGACAGCTGAAATGGTTATGCTCTCCACAAATGAGACAGAGAAGAAGCCCACGGCAGCTACTACTAAAGCGCATCAAAGTACCAAGGTCGTATCTGCACCATCCGACAATGATCCCAAAGCTGAGAATGTAGAGAGAACATTTGAGACGCTTGTCGAGGAGGTGAAAGTAGAGCTAAAGAAGGGAGCTACGGCCAGCCAATTTCGATCTTTCTTGGGTTCACTTTCTGGATCTCCTCAGGACGTGGTTACTGCTGTCTATGAGGCACTCTTGGATGGTGTGGAGAAAGCATTCGCCAAGGAGCTTATTAAGAAGAAAGGTTATCTTCTTGCTGCTGTTGGTCAAGAGGATGGGTCACAGCTGTTTTTGCTCAGAGCACTGGAAGAATTCTGTGGGAAATCTAACCCGGCAGCTGTGAAAGAAGTAGCACTCGTTTTGAAAGCTTTGTATGATGCGGATGTATTGGAGGAGGAGTTTATAGTGCAGTGGTATCAAGCGGGTGTTGTTGGGGTTAAAAAGGACTCGAAAATTTGGAAGAATGTTAAACC